The stretch of DNA TATGACTTCTTATCTCCAGTGTTCTCCAATGCTCAACTGCTCCTCCACTCTCCCCTGTGCACATGTGGCACAAGTCCTACATTCCCTTTctctattaaaatatttgcacCGGATTAAACACACACATGTTTAGAACTATTATTAGAACTATTATTAGAACTATTTCCAGAACTATTTCTAGAACTATTTCCAGAACTATTTCTAGAACTATTTCTAGAACTATTTCTAGAACTATTTTTGTGGCTGTTcttatatctatttttacACCTTTTTAGAAAACTTGATGCCTCATTCTTCACGTAACAAAGGAAAAGAAACAAGTAGGGATAGTAGCACTACTATAACGAAACCAAGAGTAAGCACCTTAATCAGTGAagatatattacaaaatttgaaaaatatatctgtTACTAGTGAAGGAGATGCCGAGAATGAAGTGAGTggacaaaataaagcaaattATAATGAGGAAAAAGACAAAGTTGAAtcgttaaaaaatatttacaaaggAGTAATTAAAGTGTATGCAGATATTACAGAACCAAACCTCGAGATGATATGGCAGAACAATCTGCCAAGGCAGATAACCGGGTAGGAAACGAGAGCCCAGTGGTCTAGCAGATTAAATGGCAGATTGAGTAGCATTCTACGTATCATACCGTTTAGTAGATCGTTCTCGCACTCGTTTCGTTCTTTATCCGTGCTTACGTACATTTCCATTATGACTTACCTTTTCTGCTTGTTATCTCTTCTTTTATGTCAACGTTTTGCTCAATTACTCGTTCACCTCTTTTTGCAGGTCAGCGTTTGTCATTGAGGGGAATCTAATTCTAACAAATGCGCACAATATCGCGTACAGCACCCGTATATTAGTGAGAAAACACGGGTAAGAAAATGCGAACACATAGACACATAGATGCATagacaaacatacatacataaacacaTGCATACCCccgtacatatacacaaaaacagaataaaataaaataaaataaaagggaTCCCCATGAGGGGGTAGAGACCACGTGTAAAGTGCATCTTGCAGAGGCACACACGTTCATCAAACGTGTACCTGCAATGGCAATCCCGTAACCGCAATGCAGTAAATTTTCTTTCCCTTCTCAGTCACTCTAAAAAGTATGAGTCGAAAGTGCTACACGTAACACACGAAGCGGATATAGCTATTTTAACAGTTGAAGATCCAACATTTTATGACGATATCAGTGCATTAAAACTTGGTTCTTTACCATCCTTGAGAGATGATGTAATAACAGTAGGATACCCATCGGGAGGGGATAAGCTTAGCTTAACAAAGGGTATTGTTAGCAGAATAGAAGTGCAGTACTACAAGCATTCGAATTACAAGTAAGGCAAGAAGTAAACGAAAGAATGAGAGAGCGGCACACGGCTCCTTATATTATCGCTTCATGCCTATTTTTACCTCTTCATGCCCACTTTTACCTCTTCATGCACACTTTTACCTCTTCATGcctgtttttcctttttttcttctttccgCTATGATCCTGTTCCCTTCTTTTGAAGGCTCCTGCTAACCCAAATAGATGCGCCAATGAATCCAGGGAACAGCGGGGGCCCCGCCCTAGTTAAGGGAAAAGTAGCTGGTATATGCTTCCAGTCCTTCACTATGGCTAACAACACATCATACATAATCCCCTCAACTATAATTAAACACTTCCTTATGgatttatacaaatttaatCAGTACAAGGGATATGCATTTTTAGGCATAAAGTATATACCTTTAGAAAACATGCACATGCGTAATATACTAGGTTTATCATAtttagaaaagaaaaagctaATAAAGGAGAACAGCGGAATACTGGTTACAGATATAGATGAAAAGCAGATGAGTAGTAAAGGATATCATATGGATTATtgcaaatatattagaaacaAGTTAAAGGAGAACGGAACATATATCATGCGGGAAAGAACAgaagatgaaaataatttcatatcGCATagttttttagaaaattcTACAGAAAAGGACAAGGATGAACAGTGCTACGGGGTCAAGGTAAATGATGTAATCATAAGTGTagataacaaatatataaacagcGATGGAACAACGAAACTACGTGATGATGAATCGGTTGAGTTTCAATATGTAttcaatgaaaaatttatagatGATTTATGTATAGTTAAACTTGTAAggaataaaaagataaagacAGTTATTGTTCGATTGTCaagtattaattatttaataccACTACATAATtggaataaaagaaataaattttttatctatGGTGGATTAGTTTTTACTACATTAACTAGAAGTCTGTTTGCAGATGCAGATAATGAGAACCCAGAAATTAACAGACTActacaatataatttttttaaaaaaaaagatgatgatgaaatcgttgttttaaaaaatatactaccATCTAGGTTAACGATTGGATACAACTACTCCAATTGCATCGTTTTAGCAGTAAATAATGTTACTATACAAAATTTAAGACATATGGTTGAACTGTTGACCATGAATAACACGCACCAGTATTCCAACATCTCAAGTGTGAAGCATACAAGTAATCCGTATGTTAACTATTCAAATAGAGCGGCGTATTGCCCCGATAGGGATATAGTTAATTTCACCATCTTAACGGCACGTGGGCAGCAAATACCTCTTGTTTTAAATAAACGggatattaataaatataaggaCGAAATTACCCGTATGTACGGGATAACGAATGACGCGTATTTGTACTGAAGGctccttttcttttataaaaggACCGAAATGGACTAATAATTACCATtatcattactattactgttactgttactattactattactgttactattactattatcattactattactgttactgttactattactgttactgttactattactattactgttactattactattatcattactattactgttactgttactattactgttactgttactattactattactgttactattactattatcattactattactgttactattactattactattatcatTACTATTATCATTACTATAACTGTTACTATTACCATTTTCGTTATtactaatttattaatattattaactcattaatattattattaatatattaatattatttttttgcctCTTTATTTCCAAAGTGGTTACAATTTCGCAAACTCCACAACATGGCGACTTAAAATTATAGCAGTGTGATAGTAtaacttctttttcttcatctttgtctctattcttttttttgtctttattctttttcgTTTTCGTTTTcgttttctatttctttattcttttgctttttcttcattcttttgctttttctttattcttttgctttttctttattcttttgctttttcttcattcttttgctttttctttattccttttctttttcttttgctttttctttttttttcttttttttttccgccTCTTTTTGCTGGTACGTAAAATTACTTTGCCTTTTTGTGTTGGCTTGGCAGTCGTGCTAGCAGTAGTTCATGTACACACTGCGTTCTGAGTAAGAGCAAACCACAGATAGTATATATTCGTATATTtctatatgcatatatgtccATATGCGTATGTTTACATGTGCTTATATTTACGTGTGTGTAATTGTATGCGCACGaatgtacatacatgcacGAACGTTTGTACGAACGTTTGTACGCACTTGTTTGTATACACCCGTGGGATAAAGgcaaatgataaaaaattatcaaaagAGGAAAAGATAAATGAAGTGTTGGTTTGCACAgctgttttaaaaataaaaatataatgaaaaaagaaatgaaaaaatatataaaaaagaaataaaaaagaaatgaacaaatatataaaaaagaaataaaaaagaaatgaacaaatatataaaaaagaaataaaaaagaaatgaacaaatatataaaaaagaaatgaaaaaataatagaaaaaaaaaaaagaaaaacaaagtaCCTCTCTATATAAACTTATAACAATGTACGCATTAATCATAATTCCAGTCGACGCATTTTTTCAAAACGCAATTGTAAATTGTAGCTCTTGTATGTGAGGAACACATAAaataagtgtatatatatatatatatatatatatatatgccatacgtgcaaaaaaaaaaaaataaaaataaatgaactaTGCCCTTCCCTCAGTAAactgcataaaaaaaatatttttttgtacccGGGTGTTGCCTTTTGTCGCTTattgttttccttttaaacgaggaattataataaaaaaaaaaaaaaaaaataataaaatcataataaaattctgaggatagtaattatataataatgtaatattataacagtaataatgtaatattataacagtaataatgtaatattataacagtaataatgtaatattataacagtaataatgtaatattataacagtaataatgtaatattataacagtaataatattataataataataatgtgaGATTAGCAATATGATAATAGTAATTccaataatagtagtaataataatgatagtaATACCAACACCGTTAACGTAAAACTCGTTCGTCAGTCAACGATAATTTGTTTTCCCATTTTACTTGATCGTATTTAACTGCTTCGTTTAAACATTCCATTTGTTCATTTCATATtgtttcaatttttttttttttttttttgtaaaaaaaaaaaaaatataacagaaTATACGTAAAGCGTACAAAATTAAGCAAATGCGTGCGTGTAACTGTAGCTGAGCTGGAGAGGagagaaaaagaacaaaatatacatacattacaTACGAGTATACGTATTTACTTAAACGTACATACgcttacatatacatacatatacatacaggtatacatacatatatacacacatatacatacgcatATTTTTGCGTTTATGTGAGAACGTAAAAGTACGCCATCATTTCGAACGCTGAGGAACAAAAAGACGCGCCCGTAGAGTTAGCCCTATATGATGAGCAAGGAAAGTGAAAATCCAAATATGGATGAAGAATTAGAGAGGGGTACAAAGAGTGGAAAACATGTTAAAGAGGACAATATAATAGATGAGAGTTTGATTAACAACAAAAATGATATGAACgataaacaaattttaatgaaaggAGAAGTAGCTGGGAAAGATGATCAACAAGTTGAAGAAGATGATCAACAAGTTGAAGAAGATAATCAACAAGTTGAAGAAGATAATCAACAAGTTGAAGAAGATGATCAACAAGTTGAAGAAGATGATCCAGGTGAACAAGATGAACCAGATGAACAAGATGAACAAGATGAACCAGATGAACCAGATGAACCAGATGAACAAGACGAACAAGACGAACAAGACGAATCAGATGAACAAGACGAACAAGACGAATCAGATGAACAAGACGAAGTAACAGAGTGTAACATTTTAGTTATAGGGGATGACAATTTGTCTTTTTCAAAATACATTATTGAGGCGTACCCATCCGCTAACATTTACATAGCCAGTGAGTAGCATTTCGTTATCTCTATACATGTGTGTGTGTTGTACGTATGTGTGTACTATGTATATGCACGTATACGTACgtgtacatacaaatatacgtacatatatatatatgtatttgcaTTATTTCCCTTACAGTACGATGAACGACGTAAAGACTTGTTCATTGTGTGCAGTCAAATGTACAAGTTAAAAATAGCAGCTTCCTAAGAAGCGGCTTTTCGTGTTTTCTTTGTATTGTGAAGTCTTTCTTAGTTTTGTGCATGCGTGTgggtgtatacatatatttgtttatagtGCGTACGTGTGATTGTGCCTAATGAGCCGTGTTGCAAGAGCAGTGAAACGCTGAACTGCTATTCTGGTGAAGAGCAATGGCCGTAAAGTGCTAAGaaagattttttttaaagtgttATTCCTTAAGtgcatgaaaaaaatgatttcttacattttttatttacaattttaagTTAAGTTgtctccatttttttttcattttttttcatcttttcttttccccCCTCCTTTAAGGTATATTTACGGAACTCGAAATGAATCATATGCTACTGGacttggaaaaaaaaaaacaaacaaaacataaaaatgcaaatatgtatagcaaaattgatataaaaatagagaagaatcatttttattatacaagaaaatttaaagaaaaatatgcaaataaaaatgttttcatAATGTTTAACAccaatttatttaatttgaaGTGCTATTTCCCTAATTCGTTTTTTAGAACTGTATATTTGATGCTGCCAGGTAGATGGGAAAAGGACGTTACGGCTCTTTGAGTTGTCGTTTTGTGTGTATTATTGATCGTGTACgttttgtatgtattttttttaagctaTGATACCAGTCTACTTTTTTGATTTTGATTTAATTTCGATTTGATTTTGATTTAAtttcgatttttttttttttttttttcttttttttgcattccCTGTGTGTAGGACTCTGCTACAGTATAAAAGAGAATGGCCTCAAGTACAGCGACAAGGTAACAAcgttaagaatatattatttccttattttaGTAATTATAGAAATTATTAACTTATGCATAAAAAATGCATGTGTTCATATGTTTTGGACAAATGAGAAATTAGAGAATTTGACGCAAGACGACAAAGAATATATAGAACAAAAGGATGATCAGATAAAGAATGTTGATAAAGCAATTGAtgtgaaggaaaaaaatatacatgcaACTATAACCTGTCTAAAAAACTTAATGTGTACAAACAAACTGCAAGAGGATAATGATGTTGTCAGTACAAACCAAAAGAATGAAGACGAGGGGAGGATGGAACAAGGCACAAATGATATTCCCCAGCATAACAAGCCTAATGACAATTCCTATAATGAACGAGATGAAATCGTTCAAGCAGAAGACGTAGTTGAGGGGGTTGATATGGTTGAGGGGGTTGAAGTGGTTGAGGGGGTTGATATGGTTGAGGGGGTTGAAGTGGTTGAAGAAGCTGCCGAAGAAGCTGCCGAAGAAGCGGGAGAAGAAAAACTtgtaaatcaaaaaaaagaagagaaaaatgaTGTATCTGAGGAAAAGGATATTGCCACCGATAATATGAAGAGTCTAAGTACAGATGAAATGACAAATGGGAAGGAAGATGAAGAGGTAAAGGAAGAGACGAAAGATGAAACAAAAGatgtaaatattaaactGTCAAATTGTTCGAACATATACACGGATGAAGAAGAGGCCGAGCAGGAAGAGGAAGAGAAAGATGGTGATAAGGacaaaattttgtatatgttCGGCCTGCGCAATAGAAGTGAGGGCGCTCATGGTGTAGCAGATGATAAGAGAAGAAGTGGAGAAGACGAACAAACGAAAGGAAGACCAAGGGTAATTGAATATATTGATAGGAACAAAGAAAATAAGGAAGAGGGGGGGATAATGAACATTGCACGCTTTCCTTTGctttatgaaataaatattagtaAACTGATGAAGTTGTTTCTCTTTGATGAGGAGGAGGCGGGAAAAGAAGATGAAAGAGGGGGAGAAGAGGAAGTaggagaagaaaaagaagcatGGAAAGAAGCCGCAGAAGAAGAAGAGCAGGAGACGAATAAGGACAGCAAGAGTAATAAGAACAGTAGGTGTAGTAAGACTAGTAAGGGTACTAAGAAGAGTAAGGGTAGAAAGAGCAGTAAGGGTAGTAAAAACAGTAAGGGTAGTAAAAACAGTAAGGACAATATTAATGGTGATAATACCATGAACAgcaagaataatataaatggcGAGGATAATGCAAACGGGGAGGATGTTAAGAACAGCAAGGATAACATGAATGATGAGAATAATGCAAACGGGGAGGATGGCAAGAACAGCAAGAAGTTCAAGGATGAATACGCGTCTGAGAATAAGTTGAGGGTGAAGGTGGACCTGGATGAACTTGTGAACAATTATTTTCCGATAATATATGGaaatcattttatatacaacgaatttttgaaaaattgtaaattttttacctttatattaaaaaaaaaaaaaataaaaatacctGAACAGCTAGCTATTTTATTACCGAATATATCGCATAATTACCCAATAGagtcatataa from Plasmodium malariae genome assembly, chromosome: 1 encodes:
- the DegP gene encoding serine protease DegP, putative, with protein sequence MLIDIYNDPYNFIFLVKYNRTKKGLVNVNKSTLSYLLARQLHVNSDDYPLVDDEMDETQFLKGGSKKTQEEGVLGAHHDREEDSFGEHLADLKRVKGMDADRAVDAGRAVDAGRAVDAGRAVDADRAVDAGRTVDADDMFGEHHYNDGEELHLTEEEESLTRGNKKKEKKKKISLGHIDKTGREGLYSEEGDIVNNHVGGEDGSIDGNRRDDTQGSTHDSSHNVDRETTPTPLNNSSQIIGNSPSISKKAEINFRKYSNFPFQSSLLPDEEHPKGGVHLKDDVFTFNKKFKKYATFHVPVNRREHIRRKEKEGYFKGYKRKRGNHREQVNLNNEEQDKEKINNEHTFVANKKRRYQENNNKGYKNYTPMHQGVLDSSYIRDKHPFNNILDFHVDELTRSTNKKNKEKLGKLKLTIHRNDKKELKKVLTPTMTRHIKRYLLNKKKMINTRKEEGKQQSKTFKVSPNGHSDNKGIWMHPTGSAEFSQNLMPHSSRNKGKETSRDSSTTITKPRVSTLISEDILQNLKNISVTSEGDAENEVSGQNKANYNEEKDKVESLKNIYKGVIKVYADITEPNLEMIWQNNLPRQITGSAFVIEGNLILTNAHNIAYSTRILVRKHGHSKKYESKVLHVTHEADIAILTVEDPTFYDDISALKLGSLPSLRDDVITVGYPSGGDKLSLTKGIVSRIEVQYYKHSNYKLLLTQIDAPMNPGNSGGPALVKGKVAGICFQSFTMANNTSYIIPSTIIKHFLMDLYKFNQYKGYAFLGIKYIPLENMHMRNILGLSYLEKKKLIKENSGILVTDIDEKQMSSKGYHMDYCKYIRNKLKENGTYIMRERTEDENNFISHSFLENSTEKDKDEQCYGVKVNDVIISVDNKYINSDGTTKLRDDESVEFQYVFNEKFIDDLCIVKLVRNKKIKTVIVRLSSINYLIPLHNWNKRNKFFIYGGLVFTTLTRSLFADADNENPEINRLLQYNFFKKKDDDEIVVLKNILPSRLTIGYNYSNCIVLAVNNVTIQNLRHMVELLTMNNTHQYSNISSVKHTSNPYVNYSNRAAYCPDRDIVNFTILTARGQQIPLVLNKRDINKYKDEITRMYGITNDAYLY
- the PmUG01_01024300 gene encoding conserved Plasmodium protein, unknown function, with amino-acid sequence MSKESENPNMDEELERGTKSGKHVKEDNIIDESLINNKNDMNDKQILMKGEVAGKDDQQVEEDDQQVEEDNQQVEEDNQQVEEDDQQVEEDDPGEQDEPDEQDEQDEPDEPDEPDEQDEQDEQDESDEQDEQDESDEQDEVTECNILVIGDDNLSFSKYIIEAYPSANIYIASIFTELEMNHMLLDLEKKKQTKHKNANMYSKIDIKIEKNHFYYTRKFKEKYANKNVFIMFNTNLFNLKCYFPNSFFRTVYLMLPGLCYSIKENGLKYSDKVTTLRIYYFLILVIIEIINLCIKNACVHMFWTNEKLENLTQDDKEYIEQKDDQIKNVDKAIDVKEKNIHATITCLKNLMCTNKLQEDNDVVSTNQKNEDEGRMEQGTNDIPQHNKPNDNSYNERDEIVQAEDVVEGVDMVEGVEVVEGVDMVEGVEVVEEAAEEAAEEAGEEKLVNQKKEEKNDVSEEKDIATDNMKSLSTDEMTNGKEDEEVKEETKDETKDVNIKLSNCSNIYTDEEEAEQEEEEKDGDKDKILYMFGLRNRSEGAHGVADDKRRSGEDEQTKGRPRVIEYIDRNKENKEEGGIMNIARFPLLYEINISKLMKLFLFDEEEAGKEDERGGEEEVGEEKEAWKEAAEEEEQETNKDSKSNKNSRCSKTSKGTKKSKGRKSSKGSKNSKGSKNSKDNINGDNTMNSKNNINGEDNANGEDVKNSKDNMNDENNANGEDGKNSKKFKDEYASENKLRVKVDLDELVNNYFPIIYGNHFIYNEFLKNCKFFTFILKKKKIKIPEQLAILLPNISHNYPIESYKFLKKKYYSIFNEKERSFTTLKEQINHIYHMRYKLYIHNLKQKDDSSTGKQKPYLSYYIFQNNLNSLMKNKLSSDKLWKVIFNPFDFFHVNDNFNKYFEYYIFSKMTKFKASIEYNKLCIKFNIGRKLHMEQTTSNKKYTKKAFKHSFYSMHENNNKNKPPLLPTPTNDNYKISVNKMSKSSAHIMNSNHSLMSKSNKHVMNSNQHPMSKSSAHIMKHSYHHPSMSKSNMIKGIQMSKNNMIKSNQLSKNSNIMNKSTSTGTPMSKNTPMNKNNNVYKHAYHNPNANYNKLYRNDNMKSSVSNNYEGKREEKNQKYMKNDQQRSNRNTNASFHNNNYNNSSKFHDNSNMYSAATHHNFGYNKSARNNMHKSGDNRNDVRSDVRGDMRNDMRNDMRNDMRNDMRNDMRNDMRNDMRNDMRNDMRNDMRNDMRNDIRNDMRNDMRNDNKHMKRRRENSYDVRRGTAVEGYTNKRYEKRGRNNDHDMKTKMDDRRNDDRRYDDRRQDDRRYDDRSSKNHSEMQDPYASTKDANKYYDGNNYMNSSEKNSWKLPPPPPVIPPTFDGQSQQKMNNYYHADDSHNDSVMNNMMNFNSGELYHKRNVYSQSRSYKNS